Proteins encoded by one window of Lacipirellulaceae bacterium:
- a CDS encoding cytochrome c family protein, which translates to MVINIRKIVTTFSLSLLLGISQACQASDAKPLPGNIPAKLREIQAKCDPANVLGVDACVKCHGAEIGQWKTTPHYATFETLHRKPEAKEIAKKLGLRSVKRNETCTKCHYTCQETEGRTRVVAGVSCESCHGAAKDWVDLHADYGGPTATRESESPEHRQQRLQKSIAAGMNNPTNLYLVARQCLACHTSPNEKLVNVGGHKPGSTDFELVAWSQGMVRHNFLRGNGETNVPSTPERLRVMFVVGVMADLEASFKATALATEKAAFGITAAKRALAQKKRLYQIRKLTDNTHVAAAMDAALSVKLKLNNREALLAAAERIGQSAYEFASTADGKDLQAIDPLLPAPSSYK; encoded by the coding sequence ATGGTCATCAACATTCGCAAAATCGTTACAACCTTCAGCCTGTCGCTGCTGCTGGGGATTTCGCAAGCGTGCCAAGCTAGTGACGCAAAGCCGTTGCCGGGCAATATTCCAGCCAAGCTCCGAGAAATACAGGCGAAGTGCGACCCCGCCAACGTCCTTGGCGTTGATGCTTGCGTGAAATGTCACGGGGCTGAGATTGGGCAATGGAAGACCACGCCGCATTATGCCACGTTTGAAACCTTGCATCGCAAGCCGGAAGCGAAAGAGATTGCAAAGAAGTTAGGTTTAAGAAGTGTCAAACGCAATGAGACGTGCACCAAATGCCATTACACGTGCCAGGAGACTGAAGGACGGACTCGTGTCGTGGCTGGCGTCTCATGTGAATCTTGTCACGGGGCGGCAAAGGATTGGGTCGACTTGCACGCCGACTATGGCGGGCCGACGGCTACGCGAGAGAGCGAATCCCCTGAGCATCGTCAGCAACGTTTGCAGAAGAGCATTGCCGCGGGGATGAACAACCCGACGAACTTGTACCTTGTCGCGCGACAATGTTTGGCGTGCCATACTTCGCCGAACGAGAAGCTCGTCAATGTTGGCGGACATAAGCCAGGGAGTACTGACTTCGAACTGGTCGCCTGGTCGCAAGGGATGGTGCGGCATAACTTTCTCCGTGGCAATGGTGAAACCAATGTGCCCTCGACACCCGAACGGCTACGTGTGATGTTCGTCGTCGGAGTGATGGCCGACCTGGAAGCAAGCTTCAAAGCGACAGCTTTAGCCACTGAAAAAGCTGCGTTCGGGATCACCGCGGCCAAGCGAGCTTTGGCCCAAAAAAAACGTCTGTACCAAATTCGCAAACTCACGGATAATACGCACGTTGCTGCCGCAATGGATGCTGCCCTCAGCGTGAAGTTAAAGCTCAACAATCGCGAGGCACTTCTGGCAGCGGCAGAGAGAATCGGCCAGTCTGCCTACGAGTTTGCTTCGACAGCCGACGGAAAAGACTTGCAAGCAATTGATCCGTTGCTGCCAGCTCCGAGCAGCTACAAATGA
- a CDS encoding 2Fe-2S iron-sulfur cluster-binding protein, with product MLDQPAIGMLSGAALLGAAGLRAGLAAHSGRRAKRRKADQRSHQQREFNTQLEAALQWAKASQPALKAWQGTRPFCVTAIVDEAFHCRSYYLEPTDGQPLPSFAPGQYLTFHLPTGDPQRPLVRCYTLSDRWRSDRYRVTIKHALPPANSPGIPAGLGSSYFHQHVAVGSTLECEAPQGCFFFDTSDSLPVVFIAGGIGMTPMMSMIVSLAQRQDMRDAWLFAGFRNGDERLFAGELLKLREQLPKLRVRTAYSRPSSADHARGNGTLAGYDHCGYIDLDYLQSELGTNNYRFYICGPPAMMQSLVPAIWAWGVPREHVHFEAFGPATISGIDTLDREPCDVKFTGTGETVRWTSDQETILAAAQHAGIDLPSGCRAGNCGQCRVKVLAGSVSHVKPPGVELGEGECLACIAVPEGDVVLE from the coding sequence ATGCTCGACCAACCTGCTATAGGAATGCTTTCCGGCGCTGCCTTACTCGGCGCTGCAGGTCTGCGTGCAGGTCTCGCAGCACACAGTGGGCGACGCGCTAAAAGGCGCAAAGCCGATCAACGTTCCCATCAGCAGCGCGAATTCAACACTCAGCTTGAAGCAGCGCTCCAGTGGGCCAAAGCAAGCCAGCCCGCCTTGAAAGCGTGGCAAGGGACGCGGCCCTTTTGTGTAACCGCCATCGTAGACGAAGCGTTTCACTGCCGTTCGTACTATCTCGAACCAACCGACGGCCAGCCGTTGCCGAGCTTTGCACCTGGGCAGTATTTGACTTTCCATTTGCCAACAGGCGATCCGCAGCGCCCCTTGGTTCGTTGCTACACGCTTTCAGATCGTTGGCGAAGCGACCGCTATCGGGTGACCATCAAACACGCCTTGCCTCCCGCCAACTCGCCCGGCATACCCGCGGGGCTGGGGAGTAGTTACTTTCATCAGCATGTCGCTGTCGGCTCGACCCTGGAATGTGAAGCACCACAAGGATGCTTTTTCTTTGATACCTCCGACTCTCTGCCTGTGGTCTTCATCGCGGGGGGGATCGGGATGACCCCCATGATGAGCATGATTGTCTCGCTGGCCCAGCGACAGGACATGCGCGACGCGTGGCTGTTTGCCGGTTTCCGTAACGGTGACGAGCGCCTGTTTGCGGGTGAGCTTTTGAAACTCCGCGAACAGTTGCCGAAGCTACGAGTACGCACCGCTTACTCACGTCCTTCCTCGGCGGATCATGCTCGTGGCAACGGAACGCTCGCCGGTTACGATCACTGCGGATACATTGATCTCGATTATCTCCAGTCGGAATTGGGAACAAACAACTATCGCTTCTATATCTGCGGACCGCCGGCCATGATGCAGTCGCTCGTGCCTGCGATTTGGGCGTGGGGCGTGCCGCGCGAGCATGTTCATTTCGAAGCTTTCGGCCCAGCGACGATCAGCGGAATCGACACGCTCGACCGAGAACCGTGCGACGTGAAGTTTACGGGCACAGGTGAAACGGTCCGTTGGACCAGTGACCAGGAAACGATCCTCGCCGCTGCACAACACGCGGGGATCGACCTTCCTTCAGGTTGTCGCGCTGGGAATTGTGGCCAATGCCGTGTGAAAGTCCTGGCAGGCAGTGTTAGTCACGTGAAGCCTCCGGGCGTTGAGTTGGGCGAGGGTGAGTGCCTAGCCTGCATTGCAGTGCCAGAAGGAGATGTGGTCTTGGAGTGA
- the aroC gene encoding chorismate synthase, producing MLRYFTAGESHGKTLLALVDGFPAGVTIDEEPINFELKRRQGGYGRGGRQRIETDKVDVRTGVWHGVTLGSPIALEVINKDYKLERMDDLERPRPGHGDLTGAVKYLGSIRGVLERASARETAVRVAAGALAKQLLAALDITVFGYVTEIGQEKIEPVDAPLEELRQIRDESIVYGLDLARDEPIKQYIDKTGKDGDTLGGIIEVRVDGLPFGLGTHAQWDRKLDGRLAQAVMAVQAIKGVEIGLGFEAARRPGSQVHDPIHYDESKKNTPTLGYERPTNNAGGLEAGMTNGQPLIIRAAKKPISTLAKPLASINMETKAEQGASYERSDVCAISAASVIIENVVAFEMAAAVVDKFGGDSLEEIKARHELFMKMAAER from the coding sequence ATGCTCCGTTATTTCACCGCTGGCGAATCCCACGGCAAGACGCTGCTTGCGCTCGTCGATGGTTTCCCCGCGGGCGTTACCATTGATGAAGAACCGATCAACTTCGAGCTAAAACGCCGCCAGGGCGGTTACGGACGGGGTGGGCGGCAGCGGATTGAAACCGATAAGGTCGACGTGCGCACCGGCGTGTGGCACGGGGTGACACTCGGCAGCCCGATCGCTCTGGAAGTGATCAACAAAGACTACAAACTCGAGCGGATGGACGACCTCGAACGTCCCCGCCCGGGGCACGGCGATCTGACCGGCGCGGTGAAGTACCTCGGCAGCATCCGCGGCGTGTTGGAACGCGCTTCCGCCCGCGAGACGGCTGTTCGCGTCGCCGCCGGAGCGCTAGCGAAGCAACTGCTTGCCGCGCTCGACATCACCGTCTTCGGGTACGTTACTGAAATCGGCCAAGAAAAGATCGAGCCGGTTGATGCGCCGCTGGAAGAACTCCGTCAGATTCGCGACGAGTCAATCGTCTACGGACTCGATCTCGCCCGTGACGAGCCGATCAAGCAGTACATCGACAAGACCGGTAAGGATGGCGACACCCTCGGCGGCATCATCGAGGTGCGCGTCGATGGTTTGCCGTTTGGCTTGGGAACGCATGCCCAGTGGGATCGCAAACTCGATGGTCGCCTCGCCCAAGCGGTGATGGCTGTGCAAGCGATCAAAGGCGTGGAGATCGGTCTCGGTTTCGAAGCAGCTCGTCGCCCAGGTTCCCAAGTCCACGATCCGATCCACTACGACGAGTCGAAGAAGAACACCCCCACACTTGGCTACGAACGCCCCACGAACAACGCCGGTGGCCTCGAAGCCGGCATGACCAACGGCCAGCCGTTAATCATCCGCGCCGCCAAGAAACCGATCAGCACGCTCGCCAAACCGCTGGCGTCGATCAACATGGAGACCAAAGCAGAGCAGGGTGCCAGCTACGAACGAAGCGACGTCTGCGCGATATCCGCCGCCAGCGTGATCATCGAAAACGTCGTCGCCTTCGAAATGGCCGCCGCCGTGGTGGATAAGTTCGGCGGCGACAGCTTGGAAGAAATCAAAGCCCGCCACGAACTATTCATGAAGATGGCCGCGGAACGTTGA
- a CDS encoding phosphoribosylaminoimidazolesuccinocarboxamide synthase: MENTPLLHSNLPPLPGDSVPCRHGKVRDVYDLGDTLLLVSTDRISAYDWVMPNGIPDKGRLLTELSTFWFDLLAESDLGIANHLLETDVHEMGFPDGADLEPLAGRTVMVRKTEVVPIECVVRGYLSGSGWKEYQETQTVCGVKLPAGLVESDQLPEPIFTPATKAEQGDHDENITFEQMREKVGRELSEELREKSIAIYKRGAQHAGEKGIILADTKFEFGHHDGELFLIDEALTPDSSRFWPADQYSPGKGQRSYDKQFVRDWLTQSGWDKNSPPPELPDEVVEKTRAKYVEAYELLTGSEFGW, from the coding sequence ATGGAAAATACGCCCCTACTCCATTCCAATCTCCCCCCGCTTCCCGGCGACTCTGTCCCCTGCCGCCACGGCAAAGTCCGCGACGTCTACGACCTCGGAGACACCCTCCTACTGGTCAGTACGGATCGCATAAGTGCCTACGATTGGGTGATGCCCAATGGCATTCCCGACAAGGGTCGCTTACTGACCGAGCTGAGTACGTTTTGGTTTGACTTGCTCGCGGAGTCTGATCTGGGCATCGCCAATCACCTCCTCGAAACCGACGTCCACGAAATGGGCTTTCCTGACGGAGCGGACCTAGAGCCGCTAGCAGGTCGAACCGTCATGGTTCGCAAGACCGAGGTCGTGCCGATTGAATGTGTCGTTCGCGGCTATCTCTCAGGCAGTGGTTGGAAGGAGTATCAAGAGACGCAGACGGTCTGCGGTGTTAAACTTCCCGCGGGTCTGGTCGAAAGCGACCAACTCCCAGAACCGATCTTCACCCCCGCTACGAAGGCAGAGCAGGGCGACCATGATGAGAACATCACCTTTGAACAAATGCGCGAGAAAGTCGGCCGCGAGCTGAGCGAAGAACTCCGCGAAAAGAGCATCGCCATTTACAAACGAGGAGCCCAGCACGCTGGAGAAAAAGGCATCATTCTCGCGGATACGAAATTCGAGTTCGGACACCACGACGGCGAGTTGTTCCTGATCGACGAAGCACTAACCCCCGACAGCAGCCGCTTCTGGCCAGCAGACCAATACTCGCCCGGCAAAGGACAACGCTCCTACGACAAACAATTCGTCCGCGACTGGCTCACCCAATCCGGTTGGGATAAAAACAGCCCGCCCCCTGAGTTGCCTGACGAGGTTGTTGAGAAAACGCGAGCGAAGTATGTCGAGGCGTATGAGTTGCTGACGGGCTCAGAGTTTGGCTGGTAG
- a CDS encoding endo-1,4-beta-xylanase: protein MPILTPARRTSMGLLRFRVYERDRLGDDGLGRIYVAGMEDIPWSTTASWQDDLLVVRRSVSDSGNVFVPWNVQGHGRQMLASTTLMEREKPYTLEVELARGLIQRLRSRLFIWEWLGLESTPELQEQLRQATISFARAATNQHDLARCANAANGAIAAALSVSNLLVENYTEQSLAKRQRQTPSSTLLGVSLGPETPPVEVRRQFVDASNIVQLPIGWRSIESEEGKRDFKATDEQLGWCQKAGLKVAAGPLLRLDDSGIPLWMYVWEGEDYEQLSRMMMDHVRAVVSRYAGRVHLWHVASRVNTGRLLSLDEEQRLNLVAQAVQTVKQLDPRTPTVVSFDQPWGEYMAGTKEELAPLHYADALVRADLGVSGFGLEINSGFWPHGSVRRPSFEYGRLIDQWSLLGVPLMMMLSTAHNNDPDNKATAKTNIEPAEAKHLKDAQLTWAKQIVPLLLSRPTVQVILWNQLSDALTHEFPNAGLFDVFGQPKPTLAYLRHLRKTCLV, encoded by the coding sequence TTGCCAATTCTCACTCCTGCCAGGCGTACTTCCATGGGTTTGCTGCGGTTTCGCGTTTATGAACGAGACCGCTTGGGGGACGATGGTTTAGGACGCATCTATGTCGCCGGGATGGAGGACATCCCCTGGTCGACCACGGCTAGTTGGCAAGACGACTTGCTAGTGGTGCGTCGTTCGGTCAGCGATTCTGGGAATGTTTTTGTCCCCTGGAATGTGCAGGGCCACGGGAGGCAGATGCTCGCTTCCACAACCTTGATGGAGCGTGAGAAGCCGTACACGCTGGAAGTGGAGCTGGCTCGCGGATTGATTCAGCGTTTGCGTTCGCGGCTATTCATCTGGGAATGGCTGGGCCTGGAATCGACGCCCGAGTTGCAAGAGCAGCTTCGTCAAGCAACGATTAGCTTCGCCCGCGCTGCCACCAACCAGCACGACTTGGCCCGGTGCGCGAATGCTGCTAACGGAGCCATCGCCGCAGCACTATCCGTCTCGAACCTTTTAGTCGAGAACTACACGGAGCAGTCGCTCGCCAAACGGCAACGGCAGACGCCGAGTTCGACGTTGTTGGGAGTGAGCTTGGGTCCCGAAACTCCGCCAGTCGAAGTCCGACGACAATTTGTTGATGCGTCGAACATCGTGCAGTTGCCCATTGGCTGGAGGAGCATTGAAAGCGAAGAGGGCAAACGCGACTTCAAGGCAACTGACGAGCAACTCGGTTGGTGCCAGAAGGCGGGACTGAAAGTTGCGGCGGGGCCGTTGCTCAGGCTCGACGATTCGGGAATTCCCCTGTGGATGTACGTTTGGGAAGGGGAAGATTACGAACAACTCTCGCGAATGATGATGGACCACGTGCGTGCCGTGGTCAGTCGATACGCAGGACGCGTGCATCTGTGGCATGTCGCCTCACGCGTCAACACAGGGCGACTGCTCTCCCTTGATGAAGAACAACGGCTCAACCTTGTAGCACAAGCGGTGCAAACGGTGAAGCAGCTCGACCCACGCACGCCGACGGTTGTGTCGTTCGATCAGCCGTGGGGAGAGTACATGGCCGGCACCAAAGAAGAGCTAGCTCCACTGCACTATGCCGACGCCCTGGTACGTGCCGATTTAGGCGTGTCTGGGTTTGGACTGGAGATCAACTCTGGTTTCTGGCCGCACGGCAGCGTGCGGCGGCCAAGCTTCGAGTACGGTCGGCTGATCGACCAGTGGAGTCTGCTGGGCGTGCCGTTGATGATGATGCTCTCAACTGCCCACAACAATGATCCGGACAACAAGGCAACGGCGAAGACGAATATCGAGCCGGCTGAAGCGAAGCACTTGAAAGACGCGCAGCTTACCTGGGCCAAGCAGATCGTGCCACTATTGCTGTCGCGTCCGACGGTTCAGGTGATTCTTTGGAACCAACTGAGCGACGCGCTGACACACGAGTTTCCAAATGCTGGCCTATTTGATGTGTTTGGGCAACCGAAGCCGACGTTGGCGTACTTGCGGCATTTAAGAAAAACCTGTTTGGTCTAG
- a CDS encoding pyridoxamine 5'-phosphate oxidase family protein, whose product MGKIYDTITEQLQAYIDSQQMFFVATAPLASDGHVNVSPRGLDSFRVLDDRTVAFVDLTGSGAETIAHLKENGRITIMFCAFTGAPKIVRLQGTGEVVAVGDAEFDALQEQLPRIPGVRAIIKINCTRISDSCGFGVPEYEYLGERTQLTDWADRKGPEGTLKYQQENNRVSIDGLPALDV is encoded by the coding sequence ATGGGCAAGATTTACGACACAATCACTGAGCAGCTTCAAGCTTATATTGACTCGCAACAGATGTTCTTCGTTGCGACGGCTCCGCTAGCGTCGGACGGGCATGTGAATGTTTCGCCGCGGGGGTTGGATTCGTTCCGGGTGTTGGATGATCGAACCGTGGCATTTGTTGATCTCACCGGGAGCGGGGCGGAGACGATTGCCCACCTGAAGGAGAATGGGCGAATCACAATTATGTTCTGCGCGTTTACGGGCGCACCAAAAATCGTGCGGCTGCAGGGTACGGGGGAAGTGGTTGCCGTGGGAGACGCGGAGTTCGACGCTCTTCAAGAACAGTTACCACGAATTCCCGGCGTGCGAGCGATTATCAAAATCAATTGCACTAGGATCAGCGACTCTTGCGGTTTTGGTGTGCCGGAGTATGAGTACCTAGGCGAGCGGACCCAACTGACTGATTGGGCTGACCGGAAGGGTCCTGAAGGAACGCTGAAGTATCAGCAGGAGAACAACCGGGTGAGTATTGATGGACTGCCGGCGCTGGATGTTTGA
- a CDS encoding STAS domain-containing protein produces MINVLSNVEGGWNLDVDRGPEWLYVRLHPGEGDPADPTRFSDLAERLWTLAEQHFTYRLVLEMEDVTFLPSALMGQLVMLQKRTLNHGGFLRLCGLSESCQQALHFCRLDQALPCFINREDAVLGDSFFAHPR; encoded by the coding sequence ATGATTAACGTATTGAGCAATGTTGAAGGCGGTTGGAACCTTGATGTCGACCGCGGCCCGGAATGGCTTTACGTCCGGCTGCATCCTGGCGAAGGCGATCCTGCCGACCCCACGAGATTCAGCGACCTGGCTGAGCGTCTCTGGACGTTAGCCGAGCAGCACTTCACTTATCGGCTCGTACTCGAGATGGAAGACGTCACCTTCCTTCCGAGTGCTTTGATGGGCCAGCTCGTGATGCTGCAGAAGCGCACGCTCAACCACGGCGGCTTCCTAAGACTCTGCGGATTGAGCGAGTCCTGCCAACAGGCACTCCACTTCTGCAGATTGGATCAAGCGCTCCCTTGCTTCATCAATCGCGAAGACGCGGTCCTGGGTGATTCGTTTTTCGCCCACCCTCGGTAG